Genomic DNA from Thiosocius teredinicola:
CTCCAAATCGTTCGACGTGGGGCGGCCTTAGAAGGTGTAGTCCAGCGTCAATGTGGCTGAGCGACCTTCGCCGATATAGGTGAATGGTGCACCTGAGCGATACAGGGCGTCGTAGTACTCTTCATCGGTCACGTTGAGCACATTGACCCGTGCCTTCAGGTTCTTGCTGAACGCGTATTCGGTCATCAGGTCAAGCCGCGTATTGGCATCGATGGTGTTATCGGTCGGCGCGCCATTGGGCGTTCCACCCGATATCTCGCCGGTGTAGGTGACGGTGCCGCCAATGGCCCACTCCGGTGTCGCCTGGTAGCGCAGCTGCACGTTGGCACTGGTTTCCGCGGTATTCGGGAACGGGTCGCCGATCTCGTCCGGGTCATCCGACTCGGTGATCTCGGTGTCCATGAAGGTCGCCCCAGCGAACAGGCTGAGCTTGGGTGTGATGTTGCCGGTCAGGCCCAGTTCGAGGCCGCGCACCCGCATCTCGCCGACCTGGGTCAACACCACCGGCGCACCGCGCCCGCCGGAGGATGAGATCACATCCTCTTTGGTCACCTGGAACACGGCTGCGGTGAACAACAACTTGTGATCCATCAGCTCCCACTTGGTGCCGATCTCGATGTTGGTGTTCTTCTCGGGTGAAGGGAACTCGCCGTTGGCGTCTTCACACAAACCACCATAGGCGCAGTTGGTAAAGGCATCGAACTGCTCGCCCGTTGGGTTCGACGAGGTGCTGTAGGCCAAGTAGACGTTGCCGTTGGCCCAAGGCGAGTAGGTTACACCGAAGTGGCCGTTGAGGAATGATTCGTCGTTGGTGACTTCGCCATCCGTGCCACCGGTGTAGGCGGTCGGACCGGAGTTCACGCGGTAGTCGAACGAGTCGTGGCGCAGCCCGGCGAACACCTCCCAGTCGTCGTTGATCGTGACCGTGTCCATCAACCAGAGTGAGCGGGTCTTGACCTCCAGCTCGGCGTATCTGTCGGTATTGGGTACCAGTGTGCCGCCGCCCTGAAGCCAGGCGTAGTTGTTCGGGTTGTTGGGGTCGCCCGCGTTGGGCGAACGCAGCGAGTCGGAATACGGCAGGTTTTCGGCCTCTTCCTTGGAGAACTCGAAACCGAACACGAAGGTGTGTCGCATGTCGGCCAGCTCGGTGTCCCACTGAAAGTTGGTCTGGTTGCCGAGGTAGGTGTTTTCCTGGTTGCGGTTCTGCGACGATGCGGCGACGAAAACGCCGGGGGTGCTGACGCCGATCGGCGTGCCGCCGGGAACGGCGCCGGACCTAAGCCCAGGGATGGTCACAACGTATTCGTTGGTCGTCTTGCCGTGACGTGTCTGGTTGGTGACCTTGAAGGCATCGGTAAAGTGGTACTCGGCCGACAGGGTCGCGATATCCGATCCGGTATCCCAGAAGTCACGCCCCTTTTGGCCGTAGAACTTACTGCCGGAGACCGGCTCACCCTCCACCGAGTCCCAAGGTACGCCGCCATCGGGCACATCCTCTCCACGCAGGTAGTAGTAGTCGGCAACGAACTTGAGCTTGTCGGTCGCCCACCAGTCGACGGCCACCGCCGCGCCCTTGCGCTCTTCGCTGGCCCAACCGCGATCCGGCACGTCGCGGTCCGCGTACAACAGGTTGGTGCGGATCGCGATATCGCGATTGAGCACGAAGTTGTTGTCGATGGTGTAGCGTTGCTTGTTGTCGGTGCCGACGCTGATCTGCGCACGGGTGAAGTCGAAGTCGCTGGGCTTTTTGGTCACGTTGTTGATCGCGCCACCGGTGGTGCCGCGGCCAGCGAAGCTCGAGCTCGGGCCTTTCGAGATCTCGATCTGTTCGACGGCGAAGGTTTCGCGCGTGGTCACGCCCGGGTCACGCAGGCCATCGACGAACACGTCGTTGCGCGCCTCGAAACCGCGAATGATGTAACGGTCGCCGAAGGCATTACCGCCTTCACCGGTACCGATGGTGATGCCCGGTTGGGCACGTAGCACGTCGGCCAGATCGGTATTGCCCGAATCCTCGATCGCCTCTTTCGGGATCACGGTAACCGTCTTGGGTGTTTCGCTGATTGGCCGGGTGTACTTGGGCGACGACAGGGTATTCACCTTGTACGGCGCACCGGGTTCAGCATGCGGATTCTTTTCGGCTTCGACTTTTTCTTCGACGGTCAACTTATCGAGCGTTGCGTCCGTGGCTGGATTGGCATCGGCCGAGTGCGCGATGCCGGCACTGAGTGAGCTGGATATCGCCAATGCCAGCGAGCTCAGGGTCGGCGCACTGTCTTTGCGCGGTCGTCGCAACGACAGCGGGGTCCCTTGGTTTTTCTGGTTCAGCATGGAATCTCTCCGTTAACTATGGCGCTACCGATGCAACGAAAATTCGATCGGTAGCGTGAGTTTGAGCGGGCCGTCCCCTATGGCTTTTGGTATCGGGGGGAATGGGCTCGCTCGTTTCAGCATCGCGAGAGCTTCCTTATCCAGGCGTTCGTCTCCCGAGCTGCGTTTCAACAGCTGGGTTTGAAGGCTGCCGTCGGCCGCAATGACGAAAGTCACCGTGGCAACGCCGGTAGCGCCTTCGCGCCTGGCAGAACGGGGATAACGTTTATGACGCGCGATCTGCGCCATCACTTGTGCGTAATACCCCTGACGTGCGGCAGGATCGCCGCCGGTTTCGAGTTGCTGACCGGTGCCCGTCGCTTGGGTAGAGGGTCGGCGTGCCGTCGTGTTATCGGCGACGGTCTGTTGTTTGATGGGTGGTGTGGGTGCCGGGGCAGGCGATTTGGGTTTCGCCGGCGCTATGCGTTTCGTCACCTGCTTGGGCCTGGTCGGCTTCTTGGGTACGACAGGCTTGGGTGCGATGGGCTTATCGACTGCCTTCTCAACCGGCTCGGGTTCGGTCTGCTGAACCACCTCGGTCGCCGGTTCTGTTTCCGGCGTCGGTTCTACCGGCGTCTCCTGCTCGGCAGGTTCGACCGGGGCTTCATCATTAACCGTCTCTTCAGGTGCCGGTTCGACCGGTTGTGGCGTTGGCGTGTAGCGGCCAGCGAGACCGACACTGACCTGAATACCGCCGACCCCGGCGTCCATCGCGCCGTCGTCGTGCGGGCGGTTGAACCAGGCCGCCGCTATCGCCGCATGCAGCAAACCGGCGAGCAGCAACGCAGACATCCAGTGACCTTTGTTCGGTGTCACTCGATCGTCTCCGTCGCAATCCGCAGCTGTGTGATACCGAGCCGGCGCACCGTGCGCAGCACCGGGTCGAGCGCCGAAGCGGGCAGGGCCTGATGAACACGGCATACCACAGCGGTGTTCTCGTCCGGCTCAAGCGTGTCGAGCAGTGGGTCGAGTTCAGCGGCGACGATCTCGCCATTGACGCGCATCACGCCGGTCGCGTCGATGCTGATGTCGATTGCGGTCACGACCAGCGCTTCATCGCTGGTTGAGCCGGGTACGTTCAGTTCGTCTTCGGTGTAGGCGTTGATCTGGCCGGCGATCATGAAGAACACCAGCAACAGAAAGACGATGTTGATCATCGGGATCAAGGCATCGTCGTCACTGCGCCGTTTGTGCGGCGCTGCGGTCCCGGGCAGCACGATCAGTACGACTCGCTGAGTTTGAGGTTGGCTATGCCGGCTGCTCGCAGGCTGTCGAGCACCCTGATCAGGGTCTGCACGGGCGTATCGGCGTGCGCGGTGACCACCACGTTGGCATCGCTACGTTTCCAGTCGGCAAACAAGGCGTCGGTTAGTGCAGTGCCCGGCACATGGCGTTGCCCATCCGCGTCGAAAGAGCCGTCGGCCGCGACCAGTACACTGCGCGTATCGGGCACCTGTTCGACCGACCCCGTGCTGGCCGACGCGAAGCCGATCTGCTGGTAGCGCACGAAGGTCGACGACAGCATGAAGAACAACAACATGATGAAGACCACGTCGATCAACGGAGTGAGCGGCACGTGCAGCGTCGGCCGTCGCTCGTTATGCGCGAGCACGGTGCAGCTCCAGCGGCTGGGCGTCGTGGCCATCCGCAGGTGCCAGGCGCGCGGCCGTCAGCATCCGACCGAAGCGGTCGTTCAGACCGGCGTTGAAACGATCGATTCGGCGCTCCAGCCAGTTGTGCGTGACGATGGCCGGTACTGCCACGATCAGACCGACGGCCGTGGTCAGCAGTGCTTTCCAGATACCTCCGGACAAGGTGCCGGGATCGACCTGGCGACCTGCGGCCTCCATCGCCTGAAACGCCTCGATCATGCCGAGCACCGTACCCAGCAGTCCGAGCAAGGGAGCGAGGCTGGCGATCAGTTCGATACTGCGCAGTTGCGAACGCAACTGTCCCAGTATCTTGCTCGCCTCGCGACCGATCTCGTCGATCAAGGCCTGACCACGCAGGCTGCCATCTTTCAGGTGGCGTGCAGACAGCACGAGGATGCGGCTTTGCGCATCGCGAGCGCGAGCTATCTCATCGATTGCCGCGTCGGCATCGCCGGATTCCCAAAGCCCGACCGCACGGTCTGCGCGTGCGCGGGCAAACGGCGAGAACAGGCCGCCGGCGCTGAACTGCCACAGTTTCATCAGCAGCAGTGTGACCAACAGGATCGACATCAGCAGGTGTACCCAAACCACCGGACCACCGACGTTCAAGAAGGCAACAGTCTGTTCAACAATTTCGTTGTTCATAAGCGGGTATCCACACGCGAATGGAAAAGTTCATCGACACCGAAGAGGCATGCCCTTGTCGGGCAGCCGGGATCAGTCAGGTATGCGGATATCGAAGGTGGCGGACGGCATGGCGCGTGCCGGTCGTATGGCAAGCGTTCGATGGTGGTCGAGCGTTCGCGGCAAGAAGCGAACTGGTGGCGCGTTGGAGGCGGGCGATCGAGGGGTAAGGCATCGTTACAGCTCTCGTTGTTCGTGCACCGCATTCCCCGCCCGATAGGGGACATGCCGTGCCGCGGCATCTCTTCGTTGTTCGTCGGCGGGCACGTATCTGGTTTGCCTGCCTTACCGATTCAGCCCCTCGCTGTCATCGGCGATGTTCGTCGTGGTGTGCGTCGGTTCGCCCGATCAACCTGCAGGGTGCGCGGCGTCGAAATCGACGACGTAGCGGTATTGCTTGCCGCAGTGCAGGATCACCTCTTTCTGGCCGCGCCGAAGCAGGCGCACCTCAACCCGGATATCGCCGTAGCCATCGTGCGCGCAGACGTCGCGATACAGCGACGTGAGCTTTTCCAATACCTCGTTATGCGACGCCGTGGGCGAACCCATTTGCAGCTCCGTTTCTGTCGACCAAATACAAATGCCACGGTCACGCGCCAGACGGCGCGCCCTTGCCGGACTATACAAAGATGCGAACGCGGTTGCAAATCATTCGCATTAATAGCAAAAAACGTAAGGGTTTCGGGCCGGCCTGAGGCTGCGTCTGGCCCGGGGGTGGGGTACCCAATACCAGTGGTTGCGCGGTGCCCCGGGTGGCCGCGCCGGGCACCGAGTACGGCGACCGCTGCGTTTGATCAGTGCCGATTTCGCCGTCGATAGCCGACCGGAATGCGGGCGATCTGAGGTGATACCGATGCTGCTGTGTTCATGTGAAATGATGCAAAGGCGAAAATTCGGGTCTATATCTTTAATAAGGTCCGGCAATCTACGTAGTGACTGTTTCAGGTGCTTGGTCGGTCACCGGTACGGCGTGCTTTACATCGCTTGAACGACACGCATCGCAGATTGCCGACAGCGCGGGCACAGAGGTATGTCGCCCGGAGGAGTTCCAGCGCACGACATTGGAAGTCACGGAGAACGAAACATGCGCGCGATCGTCATACTTGGAGCGCTTGGCGCTTATCTCGTATGGAAGCTTGCCAGTGATCCCGATTTTATCGGCACTCAGGCGGTGGGGTATCAGCCATCCGGCGATACGGGTACCGACGATGTCCTGGGATTGACGCTGATCGTCGGCGAGATCATCGTTTTCGTTTTCTACTGGTTCAAGTTCAATGAATGGGCGGGCGAGGGAGAGGCGCCGGCCGGCTTTCGTCCACGTCCTGTCCGGCACTTCACCACCTGGTTGAGATTCCTCGGTTGGAACTGTACCTACGGGCTGCTTATGGCGGCGGCGTATACCGTCATCGTCTTCTTTCCCGACCTGATCTACGAGGTCGCCGGCTCGTTCTTGCGGGCTTCGAACGAACTGCAGGCGCCGGTCGTCGGCCTCGCAGAAACCCAATCGTTGGTCGACCTGTTCTTCGACGAATCCCGGTTCGCTGCTGCCGATGTCAGCACACCGGCCGACCTGGCACCGTATGCCGTCGTGCTGGTCACGGTGCTGTGGGCCGGCACGCGACCGTTTTCGGATTTCGAACGGCGCTTTCGCCTGCAATTGCAGGAGCGTGCGGCGGTGCCTACCCAGGCACGCGATCTGATCGAAAGCTTCAGCTCGAACGACAGCAGCTTCAGCGCAGAAAAGGAAGTCGCCAGGTCGGCGATCGAGCAGTCGGGCAGGATGCTCGGTACACAGGATTTCATCAACCACGCCGACAACCAGGGCTATTGGCTCGTGTATGCTCGGGTCGAGTACATCTATACCCAGCTTCAACGCTATTGGAGCAAGCCGGTGTTTTCGAACCTGTCGGTGCGCTATGCGCACGAGTTCGAAGACATCGAATCACGCGTCGTTGCGCTGCGCAGCCGAATCCGCGAACGCATTCAGGATGTTCAGCAACATCTGGACGATGAAGGTGTGGAGACACCGCCCAACGTCACGCTGACCTTGCGCGACGCGGAGGGGTGGTTGCGCAAGCTTGATCAGAAAAAGCAGAACGCGTTGCGTGACAAATATTTCGGGGCGCAGCACAGCGAGATCGAACGCGACGTGAACGCGGTGTGGCGCGATATCCTGCAGTTGTTGGTCTGCAGCATCCTGGCCGTCGGCCGCACGCCCACCCATCGCGCCGAGATGTTCGAGGCTTTCGGTTTCAATCTCAAGGGTCAGATTCCGCTGCAGCTGAATTGGGAAACCGTTACCTGGATCGCATTCGGTACGCTGGGTATCGTCTTCAGCGCGTCGATGGCGTATCGACTGCTTCTCGACAAGGTGAGTGGCGAGTTGCCACCCCATGTACCCGAAGACGTCAACCAAATGGTGTGGTGGTCGGTTGTCGTCAGTTGCATGCATCTGGTGGCGATCATCGCCGGCTACACGGTGCAGCGCTCGTTCGCCGCGAAAAGAGAACGCATGCAGATCGGCAAGCCGCGCTTTCCATCGCGTAGCGATCTCACCGCTGAGGCCAGTTGGTCGGCGTTGTTCGGCGTGTCGTTGAACGTGTTGCTGTTCGCTGTGTTGTTTGCCTCGTCAGGAAACTTCAACCAGCTGGTCACGGGCTGGTGGTGGGCGCTGGTCCCCGGCGTGACAGCGTTTTTCGCGGCCGTGTACACGCAGCAGGAACGTCATCGGCAGTTGATGCGCAGCCAGAGGCGCAGCTTCGACGAGATGCCGCGTATGCGGATGCTGGTTGCCCAGGCAGCGGCGACGGGTGCGACCGCATTCTTTGTCCTGTTGCTTCTCTATCACCAGAGCTATGACCTGTCGCAACCGAAAATGCTGCTGTATGGCGCCTACGTGGGCCTGACCAACACCTTTCTCGGGCTGGCACTTGGCTTGATCCTGTGCGAATGGGTGAGGGCCGAGACCAACGTACAGATACTCGATCTGAAGGGGGAGACCGAGAAGCGTCGAAATCGTAAGAAGTATCGATCGCATGCGGAATGGAGCGACGAACGGCGCAAGCTCAGGGTTCGTACCGTGACGATCTCCGACAACGGCGCCGAACTGGTGTCAAAAGAAGATCTGGCTGTCGGTAGCCGGGGACAGATCTCGATACCGCCGTTTCCGCCGCAAGCCGCCCAGGTCCTTCGCCGGGACGCGCGGGATGAGCACAGGTTCTATGTCGGCTACATCAAGGATGCGGCATGAAAGCCGGCAAGGGGAAGCAAGCGGTGATCACAAGGATGTCCGTCGGAGAAAGAACCAGTTGGCATGAAAGACATGTAGCTCGCGGTTTGCTGTTTGGCCTGCTGCTTGTCGTGCAGGTGCTGTCCGCCCTGGCGGATGACGGCTCCGACGACGGTATTCTCGTCATGGGCGTGCGTGCCGATGCAGCGCCGTTCTCTGCGCTGGACCGAAATCAGCGGTACACGGGTTATTCCGTGAGCCTGTGTCAGATGATCGCGCAAAGAGCGATATCGATGGGCGTATTCTGTGGTGCGCGGTATGAGCAGGTCGATACCGCCAACCGTTTCGCCAAGCTCGGCGATGGCAGCATCGATATGCTGTGTGGCGCCACCACGGTAACGCTGGCCCGACAGCGCATCGCCGACTTCAGCCTGTTTACCTTTCTGAGCGGTGCGTCTTTGATGTATCGCGTGAATGTCGAGTCCGAAGACGATGATGTGCAGAACGATGAGTTTGTCATCGGGGTCTTGCAGCATACGACGACCGACATCGAGGTGCGGCGAATTGCCGGCGAGTTCCAGTTGCGCTCGGAGATGCCGCTGCCGGCATCGAACCGGTTCGCCGTCAGCTATACCAAGCAGCACGGCGAAGCGTTGGACCTGCTGCGCAGCGGCGAAATCGATGCCTATCTTGCGGATCGCGAGATATTGTTGGCGCTCAAGCAGAAGGCCGCTGCAACCGAGCGGGATAACCCGGGTGGGCAACGGCTCGACCTCAAGGTTTCCGAGCACTACTACACGTTCGAGCCGTATGCCATCGGTATCAACCGCGACAGCAGAGGCTTGCTGTATATCGCCAACCTGGTGCTGACCGAACTGTTCGACTGGGAAAGCAACCGTTCGCGCCGCAATATATTCAACGTACTTGCGCAGAGCTTTCCCAACAAGCGCTTCAGCAAGGCGTTGCAGTCCATGTTTCGTTTGCAGCGTATCCCGGTCGGGGATGTGCTGGGTGAGTCCGGTTTCCCGCCATTGGAGCGGCGCGACTGTGGGGGCCGACCCGCGCATTTTAATATTCGATAACAACAGGCCGGCATTCGGTTGACCGGCTCTTTGCCCCTGTGCTGACGAGGTACACAACATGGCGCTCTATGCTTTCGATGGAACCTGGAACTCCGACGAGGATGAACCCGAGGTCGATACCAACGTCGTGCGTTTCACTGAACTCTACAAGGGTACACAGGTGGAGTACGTTGCCGGCGTCGGTACGCGCTTCGGCAAGCTCGGTGCAGCCTTGGGCGGATTGTTCGGAACCGGCGGGCGCACGCGTATCGCCGAGATGTACGATGAACTGTGCGAGAACTGGCGGCAGGGCGACCACGTCATCGATATCGTCGGCTTCAGTCGCGGTGCGGCGTTGGCTGTCCACTTTGCCAACCTGATCGGCGAAAAGGGGATACGGACACACGGCGATCACTTCGACAAGACGGCCAAGGTGAGGTTCATCGGGGTCTGGGATATCGTCGGCTCCTTCGGCCTGTCGTTCGATACCATCGTCAACTTTCAAGATATCAATCTCGGCTGGAACATCGACACGCTGGATGGTTGTGTAGAGCATTGCTTTCACGCGATGGCGCTCGATGAACGGCGCGAGACCTTCAATGTGACCCGGCTCGATCCGCAGCACAAATGCCCGGGTATTCGCGAAGTCTGGTTCCGCGGCGTACACAGCGACGTCGGTGGCGGTAACGGCAATGAGGCCCGATCCAATATCGCCCTGCAGTGGATGTTGGACAAAGCCAGGTCGTGCGGTGTCGAGTTCGACGAAACCAAGGCGGCGCACCCTCGCTACAGCCGCGTTGACAGGTTTGCTCCGATTTCACCGAACAAGGATGTCAAGCGCGACCCGAGGCGAACGGTGTCGGCGGCCGACCAAGTCGACCCCAGCGC
This window encodes:
- a CDS encoding TonB-dependent receptor codes for the protein MLNQKNQGTPLSLRRPRKDSAPTLSSLALAISSSLSAGIAHSADANPATDATLDKLTVEEKVEAEKNPHAEPGAPYKVNTLSSPKYTRPISETPKTVTVIPKEAIEDSGNTDLADVLRAQPGITIGTGEGGNAFGDRYIIRGFEARNDVFVDGLRDPGVTTRETFAVEQIEISKGPSSSFAGRGTTGGAINNVTKKPSDFDFTRAQISVGTDNKQRYTIDNNFVLNRDIAIRTNLLYADRDVPDRGWASEERKGAAVAVDWWATDKLKFVADYYYLRGEDVPDGGVPWDSVEGEPVSGSKFYGQKGRDFWDTGSDIATLSAEYHFTDAFKVTNQTRHGKTTNEYVVTIPGLRSGAVPGGTPIGVSTPGVFVAASSQNRNQENTYLGNQTNFQWDTELADMRHTFVFGFEFSKEEAENLPYSDSLRSPNAGDPNNPNNYAWLQGGGTLVPNTDRYAELEVKTRSLWLMDTVTINDDWEVFAGLRHDSFDYRVNSGPTAYTGGTDGEVTNDESFLNGHFGVTYSPWANGNVYLAYSTSSNPTGEQFDAFTNCAYGGLCEDANGEFPSPEKNTNIEIGTKWELMDHKLLFTAAVFQVTKEDVISSSGGRGAPVVLTQVGEMRVRGLELGLTGNITPKLSLFAGATFMDTEITESDDPDEIGDPFPNTAETSANVQLRYQATPEWAIGGTVTYTGEISGGTPNGAPTDNTIDANTRLDLMTEYAFSKNLKARVNVLNVTDEEYYDALYRSGAPFTYIGEGRSATLTLDYTF
- a CDS encoding energy transducer TonB; this encodes MTPNKGHWMSALLLAGLLHAAIAAAWFNRPHDDGAMDAGVGGIQVSVGLAGRYTPTPQPVEPAPEETVNDEAPVEPAEQETPVEPTPETEPATEVVQQTEPEPVEKAVDKPIAPKPVVPKKPTRPKQVTKRIAPAKPKSPAPAPTPPIKQQTVADNTTARRPSTQATGTGQQLETGGDPAARQGYYAQVMAQIARHKRYPRSARREGATGVATVTFVIAADGSLQTQLLKRSSGDERLDKEALAMLKRASPFPPIPKAIGDGPLKLTLPIEFSLHR
- a CDS encoding ExbD/TolR family protein yields the protein MLPGTAAPHKRRSDDDALIPMINIVFLLLVFFMIAGQINAYTEDELNVPGSTSDEALVVTAIDISIDATGVMRVNGEIVAAELDPLLDTLEPDENTAVVCRVHQALPASALDPVLRTVRRLGITQLRIATETIE
- a CDS encoding ExbD/TolR family protein; its protein translation is MLAHNERRPTLHVPLTPLIDVVFIMLLFFMLSSTFVRYQQIGFASASTGSVEQVPDTRSVLVAADGSFDADGQRHVPGTALTDALFADWKRSDANVVVTAHADTPVQTLIRVLDSLRAAGIANLKLSESY
- a CDS encoding MotA/TolQ/ExbB proton channel family protein, whose product is MNNEIVEQTVAFLNVGGPVVWVHLLMSILLVTLLLMKLWQFSAGGLFSPFARARADRAVGLWESGDADAAIDEIARARDAQSRILVLSARHLKDGSLRGQALIDEIGREASKILGQLRSQLRSIELIASLAPLLGLLGTVLGMIEAFQAMEAAGRQVDPGTLSGGIWKALLTTAVGLIVAVPAIVTHNWLERRIDRFNAGLNDRFGRMLTAARLAPADGHDAQPLELHRARA
- a CDS encoding PilZ domain-containing protein; the encoded protein is MRAIVILGALGAYLVWKLASDPDFIGTQAVGYQPSGDTGTDDVLGLTLIVGEIIVFVFYWFKFNEWAGEGEAPAGFRPRPVRHFTTWLRFLGWNCTYGLLMAAAYTVIVFFPDLIYEVAGSFLRASNELQAPVVGLAETQSLVDLFFDESRFAAADVSTPADLAPYAVVLVTVLWAGTRPFSDFERRFRLQLQERAAVPTQARDLIESFSSNDSSFSAEKEVARSAIEQSGRMLGTQDFINHADNQGYWLVYARVEYIYTQLQRYWSKPVFSNLSVRYAHEFEDIESRVVALRSRIRERIQDVQQHLDDEGVETPPNVTLTLRDAEGWLRKLDQKKQNALRDKYFGAQHSEIERDVNAVWRDILQLLVCSILAVGRTPTHRAEMFEAFGFNLKGQIPLQLNWETVTWIAFGTLGIVFSASMAYRLLLDKVSGELPPHVPEDVNQMVWWSVVVSCMHLVAIIAGYTVQRSFAAKRERMQIGKPRFPSRSDLTAEASWSALFGVSLNVLLFAVLFASSGNFNQLVTGWWWALVPGVTAFFAAVYTQQERHRQLMRSQRRSFDEMPRMRMLVAQAAATGATAFFVLLLLYHQSYDLSQPKMLLYGAYVGLTNTFLGLALGLILCEWVRAETNVQILDLKGETEKRRNRKKYRSHAEWSDERRKLRVRTVTISDNGAELVSKEDLAVGSRGQISIPPFPPQAAQVLRRDARDEHRFYVGYIKDAA
- a CDS encoding transporter substrate-binding domain-containing protein translates to MLFGLLLVVQVLSALADDGSDDGILVMGVRADAAPFSALDRNQRYTGYSVSLCQMIAQRAISMGVFCGARYEQVDTANRFAKLGDGSIDMLCGATTVTLARQRIADFSLFTFLSGASLMYRVNVESEDDDVQNDEFVIGVLQHTTTDIEVRRIAGEFQLRSEMPLPASNRFAVSYTKQHGEALDLLRSGEIDAYLADREILLALKQKAAATERDNPGGQRLDLKVSEHYYTFEPYAIGINRDSRGLLYIANLVLTELFDWESNRSRRNIFNVLAQSFPNKRFSKALQSMFRLQRIPVGDVLGESGFPPLERRDCGGRPAHFNIR
- a CDS encoding phospholipase effector Tle1 domain-containing protein; its protein translation is MALYAFDGTWNSDEDEPEVDTNVVRFTELYKGTQVEYVAGVGTRFGKLGAALGGLFGTGGRTRIAEMYDELCENWRQGDHVIDIVGFSRGAALAVHFANLIGEKGIRTHGDHFDKTAKVRFIGVWDIVGSFGLSFDTIVNFQDINLGWNIDTLDGCVEHCFHAMALDERRETFNVTRLDPQHKCPGIREVWFRGVHSDVGGGNGNEARSNIALQWMLDKARSCGVEFDETKAAHPRYSRVDRFAPISPNKDVKRDPRRTVSAADQVDPSAEPIELEVGGSHTCTVSSKNLYNWCGVRVRAGATYECKVADGARWKDGDIECGPEGWSSDDLPVIQREIVRFAERFRRIEDANWFALVAALGDEDDDVIVLNGLQTSFSPQATADLYMFANDMSSKYGNNEGAISVTLTRTA